From Nymphalis io chromosome 12, ilAglIoxx1.1, whole genome shotgun sequence, a single genomic window includes:
- the LOC126772120 gene encoding tyrosine-protein phosphatase non-receptor type 14 isoform X6, with translation MPFKLKLKKTRQYNVASKSLFVISVELLDGGVADCTLSVDSTGQECLDNVCQRQAINQPDFFGLRYINRSQQPRWVQLDRPLKLQLDKFASSHQLYLRVMYYVISGTSLITDEVTRYHYFLQLKNDLVEGRIICDCQQAVVLASYSRQAEYGNHDRERHTVEYLKNLLTFPKQMLDGGQIIDGSTLAETGRLEWLTAAVIQHHMSLHNMSQAQAEEGFITTCQQLRGYGQEMFMARDKRDQSEVTIAISLTGIRVLTDTSDTPHFYRWMDITNVINHKRTFSIECQKQGESVTFTLPSPEDGKYVWRMCVHQHTFYMKHQEALSVSIDEHRPKFQEHGLSESREELDVREVGSTSRLEPLTAAHRAHSTSCLELADHRPQPKNRALLPSYRPAPDYETAIQQKYQQQRAEAQLRYQNHHAHSQLLNTNAQPLVYGSHPDIHRIHYPDVTRHTVSVNQGVAATDDYAYGLKFVGNYPMAVNPNVQTDHALHYVNVYKPPPPYPSNGLASNSTPDLAVASQALNYHRGYINSHVSGSSPDLVSTRTALNRQYLGYVNPAGHNVVNYGRPNILPATHGTYNNLTSVLEPNPHIIIDPHHISDNIQKVYDERGNIMYSMPMRRISYQRHLVLPQQIKHNEAQEPIYENVPLPWQNEHGKLTMRERAQSLTTTDEIARLNERNGSHPTINKHGNVIPNINVTNYVTRIDNDSHYVNAQIIKGVRESSVPRESIPETDSMQNVSHELERVSLKDDKDYDETPYQSLSTHKLSNNNTISKSVDNVTSISVPDMRTGDTSADSALSSSIVNSTYSTSIELEGSKTNITKEKKRRRWGMFMGRGNKTVEVKSATLGRDRAKAGQPANKHRWSTGLPKFQPLPPSITKETLCQLLERKMSDEQLAFAFEQIPKGREGDAEYRTALLPQYAALNGFSVDNIPYEDNRVRLQPTPSNPHGYINASHVTMTVGSSQRFYVTVQASAAEHAAPVWECVWQVGARVLALVGADPPRYLPADGRPADYGQFQVSCGRWSRAAWGGSVRVRVRRATRTRTVWHVHYSAWPPHAHAPADLGGFLDFLSEVNGLGEAEAAAGGALAAAPLALCGARAGPALAAHLLLHVLDTNQVRPPRARAPAAARARHQPGTRHSSNDRPPPPAESEPDRERPPVQVPPPDTAPILETVAPHMSVRTP, from the exons ATGCCTTTCAAGCTGAAGTTGAAGAAGACGCGGCAGTACAATGTTGCATCGAAGAGCCTTTTCGTTATAAGCGTCGAACTGTTGGACGGTGGAGTCGCAGACTGCACGTTGTCTGTCGACAGCACGGGGCAGGAGTGTCTCGACAACGTGTGTCAACGGCAGGCTATAAACCAGCCAGATTTTTTCGGTCTCCGATATATAAACCGAAGTCAACAACCGCGATGGGTGCAGTTGGATCGACCGTTGAAGCTCCAATTGGACAAGTTCGCTTCGTCCCATCAGCTGTACCTGCGTGTTATGTATTATGTGATATCTGGCACGAGTCTGATCACGGATGAAGTTACACGTTACCACTACTTTCTTCAGTTAAAAAATGACTTAGTGGAGGGTCGTATTATTTGTGACTGTCAACAAGCGGTGGTGCTCGCGTCATACAGCCGACAAGCTGAATATGGTAATCACGATAGGGAACGTCACACTGTAGAGTACTTAAAAAATCTGTTGACATTTCCAAAACAAATGCTGGATGGAGGTCAAATAATTGATGGTAGTACATTGGCGGAAACGGGGAGGCTGGAGTGGCTTACTGCTGCTGTGATTCAACATCACATGTCTTTACACAACATGTCACAG GCTCAAGCCGAAGAAGGTTTCATCACGACATGCCAGCAGTTACGTGGCTATGGGCAGGAGATGTTCATGGCGCGAGATAAACGAGACCAAAGCGAAGTTACTATTGCTATCTCGCTCACCGGTATCAGAGTTCTTACTGATACAAGTGACACACCTCACTTTTACAG GTGGATGGACATCACAAATGTGATCAATCACAAGCGCACCTTCAGCATCGAATGTCAGAAGCAAGGAGAATCTGTGACCTTCACGTTACCAAGTCCTGAAGATGGGAAGTATGTGTGGCGGATGTGTGTTCATCAGCACACTTTCTATATGAAGCATCAGGAAGCTCTCAGTGTTTCAATCGATGAACATCGACCTAAGTTCCAA GAGCACGGTCTATCAGAAAGTCGCGAAGAGCTGGACGTTCGGGAGGTAGGCAGCACGTCTCGATTGGAACCTTTGACAGCAGCTCACCGGGCACACTCGACGTCCTGCCTGGAGCTTGCTGATCACCGTCCTCAACCAAAAAACAG aGCACTTCTTCCATCTTATCGCCCAGCACCCGATTATGAAACTGCAATCCAACAAAAATATCAACAACAAAGAGCAGAAGCGCAGCTTAGATATCAGAATCATCACGCACATTCCCAACTCCTTAACACAAACGCCCAGCCCTTGGTGTATGGCTCTCACCCTGATATCCACAGGATTCATTACCCCGATGTCACCAGGCACACGGTTTCCGTCAACCAAGGGGTTGCAGCCACAGATGACTACGCATATGGCCTTAAGTTTGTTGGTAACTACCCCATGGCTGTCAACCCCAACGTACAAACTGACCATGCACTGCactatgtaaatgtatataaaccgCCACCGCCATACCCATCCAACGGTCTTGCGTCTAATTCGACTCCAGATTTAGCCGTAGCCAGTCAAGCCCTGAATTATCACAGAGGCTACATCAACTCCCATGTCTCCGGATCTAGTCCTGATCTAGTTTCAACGCGAACAGCTTTAAATAGACAATACCTAGGCTACGTCAATCCCGCCGGCCACAACGTAGTAAACTACGGCCGCCCAAATATCCTCCCGGCTACTCACGGTACCTACAACAATCTCACATCCGTCCTGGAgcccaaccctcatatcattaTCGATCCTCATCACATATCTGACAACATACAAAAAGTCTACGACGAGAGAGGAAATATAATGTACTCGATGCCGATGAGACGAATATCCTACCAGAGACACCTGGTGCTGCCtcaacaaataaaacacaacgAGGCTCAGGAGCCGATATACGAAAACGTGCCATTACCCTGGCAGAACGAACACGGGAAGTTAACGATGAGAGAGCGCGCTCAGAGTCTGACGACCACCGACGAGATAGCTCGACTCAACGAGCGGAACGGCAGCCATCCCACCATAAACAAACACGGAAACGTCATACCGAACATCAATGTGACGAACTATGTAACTCGAATAGATAACGACAGTCACTATGTCAATGCGCAGATCATCAAAGGCGTCAGAGAATCGAGCGTGCCCAGGGAGTCGATACCTGAGACGGATTCGATGCAGAACGTTTCCCACGAGTTGGAGAGGGTGTCGCTAAAAGACGACAAGGATTACGACGAAACGCCCTACCAGAGCCTGTCGACGCACAAGCTGTCCAACAACAACACCATAAGCAAGTCCGTGGACAACGTGACGTCGATAAGTGTGCCCGACATGCGGACGGGCGACACGTCGGCCGACAGTGCTCTATCGAGTTCCATCGTGAACTCGACCTACAGCACTAGCATCGAGCTGGAGGGCAGCAAGACGAACATCACCAAGGAGAAGAAGAGGAGGCGGTGGGGCATGTTCATGGGGAGGGGGAATAAAACGGTAGAAGTGAAGAGTGCGACGCTCGGGAGGGACCGCGCGAAGGCGGGCCAGCCGGCCAACAAACACAGGTGGTCCACCGGCCTCCCCAAGTTCCAGCCATTACCTCCGAGTATTACCAAAGAAACTCtg TGCCAACTATTGGAACGCAAAATGTCGGACGAGCAGCTCGCATTCGCCTTCGAGCAAATACCCAAGGGTCGCGAGGGAGACGCGGAGTACCGCACCGCCCTGTTGCCGCAGTACGCCGCTCTCAACGGGTTCAGCGTCGACAACATCCCCTACGAGGACAACAGGGTGCGGCTCCAACCAACGCCCAGCAACCCGCACGGGTACATCAACGCGTCCCACGTCACC ATGACGGTGGGCAGCTCGCAGCGGTTCTACGTGACGGTGCAGGCGAGCGCGGCGGAGCACGCGGCGCCGGTGTGGGAGTGCGTGTGGCAGGTGGGCGCGCGCGTGCTGGCGCTGGTGGGCGCCGACCCGCCGCGCTACCTGCCCGCCGACGGCCGGCCCGCAGACTACGGCCAGTTCCAGGTGTCGTGCGGGCGCTGGTCGCGCGCGGCGTGGGGCGGCTccgtgcgcgtgcgcgtgcggCGCGCCACGCGCACGCGCACGGTGTGGCACGTGCACTACAGCGCCTGGCCGCCGCACGCGCACGCACCTGCGGATCTAGGGGGATTCCTAG ACTTCCTGTCGGAGGTGAACGGGCTGGGCGAGGCGGaggcggcggcgggcggcgcgctggCCGCCGCGCCGCTGGCGCTGTGCGGGGCGCGCGCCGGGCCCGCGCTCGCCGCGCACCTGCTGCTGCACGTGCTCGACACCAACCAGGTACGACCCCCCCGGGCCCGCGCACCTGCTGCTGCACGTGCTCGACACCAACCAG GAACTAGACATTCCTCGAACGATCGGCCTCCTCCACCAGCAGAGAGCGAACCTGATAGAGAACGTCCACCAGTACAAGTTCCTCCACCAGATACTGCTCCAATACTTGAAACAGTCGCGCCTCATATGAGCGTGAGGACGCCGTAA
- the LOC126772120 gene encoding tyrosine-protein phosphatase non-receptor type 14 isoform X7 has translation MPFKLKLKKTRQYNVASKSLFVISVELLDGGVADCTLSVDSTGQECLDNVCQRQAINQPDFFGLRYINRSQQPRWVQLDRPLKLQLDKFASSHQLYLRVMYYVISGTSLITDEVTRYHYFLQLKNDLVEGRIICDCQQAVVLASYSRQAEYGNHDRERHTVEYLKNLLTFPKQMLDGGQIIDGSTLAETGRLEWLTAAVIQHHMSLHNMSQAQAEEGFITTCQQLRGYGQEMFMARDKRDQSEVTIAISLTGIRVLTDTSDTPHFYRWMDITNVINHKRTFSIECQKQGESVTFTLPSPEDGKYVWRMCVHQHTFYMKHQEALSVSIDEHRPKFQEHGLSESREELDVREVGSTSRLEPLTAAHRAHSTSCLELADHRPQPKNRALLPSYRPAPDYETAIQQKYQQQRAEAQLRYQNHHAHSQLLNTNAQPLVYGSHPDIHRIHYPDVTRHTVSVNQGVAATDDYAYGLKFVGNYPMAVNPNVQTDHALHYVNVYKPPPPYPSNGLASNSTPDLAVASQALNYHRGYINSHVSGSSPDLVSTRTALNRQYLGYVNPAGHNVVNYGRPNILPATHGTYNNLTSVLEPNPHIIIDPHHISDNIQKVYDERGNIMYSMPMRRISYQRHLVLPQQIKHNEAQEPIYENVPLPWQNEHGKLTMRERAQSLTTTDEIARLNERNGSHPTINKHGNVIPNINVTNYVTRIDNDSHYVNAQIIKGVRESSVPRESIPETDSMQNVSHELERVSLKDDKDYDETPYQSLSTHKLSNNNTISKSVDNVTSISVPDMRTGDTSADSALSSSIVNSTYSTSIELEGSKTNITKEKKRRRWGMFMGRGNKTVEVKSATLGRDRAKAGQPANKHRWSTGLPKFQPLPPSITKETLCQLLERKMSDEQLAFAFEQIPKGREGDAEYRTALLPQYAALNGFSVDNIPYEDNRVRLQPTPSNPHGYINASHVTMTVGSSQRFYVTVQASAAEHAAPVWECVWQVGARVLALVGADPPRYLPADGRPADYGQFQVSCGRWSRAAWGGSVRVRVRRATRTRTVWHVHYSAWPPHAHAPADLGGFLDFLSEVNGLGEAEAAAGGALAAAPLALCGARAGPALAAHLLLHVLDTNQELDIPRTIGLLHQQRANLIENVHQYKFLHQILLQYLKQSRLI, from the exons ATGCCTTTCAAGCTGAAGTTGAAGAAGACGCGGCAGTACAATGTTGCATCGAAGAGCCTTTTCGTTATAAGCGTCGAACTGTTGGACGGTGGAGTCGCAGACTGCACGTTGTCTGTCGACAGCACGGGGCAGGAGTGTCTCGACAACGTGTGTCAACGGCAGGCTATAAACCAGCCAGATTTTTTCGGTCTCCGATATATAAACCGAAGTCAACAACCGCGATGGGTGCAGTTGGATCGACCGTTGAAGCTCCAATTGGACAAGTTCGCTTCGTCCCATCAGCTGTACCTGCGTGTTATGTATTATGTGATATCTGGCACGAGTCTGATCACGGATGAAGTTACACGTTACCACTACTTTCTTCAGTTAAAAAATGACTTAGTGGAGGGTCGTATTATTTGTGACTGTCAACAAGCGGTGGTGCTCGCGTCATACAGCCGACAAGCTGAATATGGTAATCACGATAGGGAACGTCACACTGTAGAGTACTTAAAAAATCTGTTGACATTTCCAAAACAAATGCTGGATGGAGGTCAAATAATTGATGGTAGTACATTGGCGGAAACGGGGAGGCTGGAGTGGCTTACTGCTGCTGTGATTCAACATCACATGTCTTTACACAACATGTCACAG GCTCAAGCCGAAGAAGGTTTCATCACGACATGCCAGCAGTTACGTGGCTATGGGCAGGAGATGTTCATGGCGCGAGATAAACGAGACCAAAGCGAAGTTACTATTGCTATCTCGCTCACCGGTATCAGAGTTCTTACTGATACAAGTGACACACCTCACTTTTACAG GTGGATGGACATCACAAATGTGATCAATCACAAGCGCACCTTCAGCATCGAATGTCAGAAGCAAGGAGAATCTGTGACCTTCACGTTACCAAGTCCTGAAGATGGGAAGTATGTGTGGCGGATGTGTGTTCATCAGCACACTTTCTATATGAAGCATCAGGAAGCTCTCAGTGTTTCAATCGATGAACATCGACCTAAGTTCCAA GAGCACGGTCTATCAGAAAGTCGCGAAGAGCTGGACGTTCGGGAGGTAGGCAGCACGTCTCGATTGGAACCTTTGACAGCAGCTCACCGGGCACACTCGACGTCCTGCCTGGAGCTTGCTGATCACCGTCCTCAACCAAAAAACAG aGCACTTCTTCCATCTTATCGCCCAGCACCCGATTATGAAACTGCAATCCAACAAAAATATCAACAACAAAGAGCAGAAGCGCAGCTTAGATATCAGAATCATCACGCACATTCCCAACTCCTTAACACAAACGCCCAGCCCTTGGTGTATGGCTCTCACCCTGATATCCACAGGATTCATTACCCCGATGTCACCAGGCACACGGTTTCCGTCAACCAAGGGGTTGCAGCCACAGATGACTACGCATATGGCCTTAAGTTTGTTGGTAACTACCCCATGGCTGTCAACCCCAACGTACAAACTGACCATGCACTGCactatgtaaatgtatataaaccgCCACCGCCATACCCATCCAACGGTCTTGCGTCTAATTCGACTCCAGATTTAGCCGTAGCCAGTCAAGCCCTGAATTATCACAGAGGCTACATCAACTCCCATGTCTCCGGATCTAGTCCTGATCTAGTTTCAACGCGAACAGCTTTAAATAGACAATACCTAGGCTACGTCAATCCCGCCGGCCACAACGTAGTAAACTACGGCCGCCCAAATATCCTCCCGGCTACTCACGGTACCTACAACAATCTCACATCCGTCCTGGAgcccaaccctcatatcattaTCGATCCTCATCACATATCTGACAACATACAAAAAGTCTACGACGAGAGAGGAAATATAATGTACTCGATGCCGATGAGACGAATATCCTACCAGAGACACCTGGTGCTGCCtcaacaaataaaacacaacgAGGCTCAGGAGCCGATATACGAAAACGTGCCATTACCCTGGCAGAACGAACACGGGAAGTTAACGATGAGAGAGCGCGCTCAGAGTCTGACGACCACCGACGAGATAGCTCGACTCAACGAGCGGAACGGCAGCCATCCCACCATAAACAAACACGGAAACGTCATACCGAACATCAATGTGACGAACTATGTAACTCGAATAGATAACGACAGTCACTATGTCAATGCGCAGATCATCAAAGGCGTCAGAGAATCGAGCGTGCCCAGGGAGTCGATACCTGAGACGGATTCGATGCAGAACGTTTCCCACGAGTTGGAGAGGGTGTCGCTAAAAGACGACAAGGATTACGACGAAACGCCCTACCAGAGCCTGTCGACGCACAAGCTGTCCAACAACAACACCATAAGCAAGTCCGTGGACAACGTGACGTCGATAAGTGTGCCCGACATGCGGACGGGCGACACGTCGGCCGACAGTGCTCTATCGAGTTCCATCGTGAACTCGACCTACAGCACTAGCATCGAGCTGGAGGGCAGCAAGACGAACATCACCAAGGAGAAGAAGAGGAGGCGGTGGGGCATGTTCATGGGGAGGGGGAATAAAACGGTAGAAGTGAAGAGTGCGACGCTCGGGAGGGACCGCGCGAAGGCGGGCCAGCCGGCCAACAAACACAGGTGGTCCACCGGCCTCCCCAAGTTCCAGCCATTACCTCCGAGTATTACCAAAGAAACTCtg TGCCAACTATTGGAACGCAAAATGTCGGACGAGCAGCTCGCATTCGCCTTCGAGCAAATACCCAAGGGTCGCGAGGGAGACGCGGAGTACCGCACCGCCCTGTTGCCGCAGTACGCCGCTCTCAACGGGTTCAGCGTCGACAACATCCCCTACGAGGACAACAGGGTGCGGCTCCAACCAACGCCCAGCAACCCGCACGGGTACATCAACGCGTCCCACGTCACC ATGACGGTGGGCAGCTCGCAGCGGTTCTACGTGACGGTGCAGGCGAGCGCGGCGGAGCACGCGGCGCCGGTGTGGGAGTGCGTGTGGCAGGTGGGCGCGCGCGTGCTGGCGCTGGTGGGCGCCGACCCGCCGCGCTACCTGCCCGCCGACGGCCGGCCCGCAGACTACGGCCAGTTCCAGGTGTCGTGCGGGCGCTGGTCGCGCGCGGCGTGGGGCGGCTccgtgcgcgtgcgcgtgcggCGCGCCACGCGCACGCGCACGGTGTGGCACGTGCACTACAGCGCCTGGCCGCCGCACGCGCACGCACCTGCGGATCTAGGGGGATTCCTAG ACTTCCTGTCGGAGGTGAACGGGCTGGGCGAGGCGGaggcggcggcgggcggcgcgctggCCGCCGCGCCGCTGGCGCTGTGCGGGGCGCGCGCCGGGCCCGCGCTCGCCGCGCACCTGCTGCTGCACGTGCTCGACACCAACCAG GAACTAGACATTCCTCGAACGATCGGCCTCCTCCACCAGCAGAGAGCGAACCTGATAGAGAACGTCCACCAGTACAAGTTCCTCCACCAGATACTGCTCCAATACTTGAAACAGTCGCGCCTCATATGA
- the LOC126772120 gene encoding tyrosine-protein phosphatase non-receptor type 14 isoform X5: MPFKLKLKKTRQYNVASKSLFVISVELLDGGVADCTLSVDSTGQECLDNVCQRQAINQPDFFGLRYINRSQQPRWVQLDRPLKLQLDKFASSHQLYLRVMYYVISGTSLITDEVTRYHYFLQLKNDLVEGRIICDCQQAVVLASYSRQAEYGNHDRERHTVEYLKNLLTFPKQMLDGGQIIDGSTLAETGRLEWLTAAVIQHHMSLHNMSQAQAEEGFITTCQQLRGYGQEMFMARDKRDQSEVTIAISLTGIRVLTDTSDTPHFYRWMDITNVINHKRTFSIECQKQGESVTFTLPSPEDGKYVWRMCVHQHTFYMKHQEALSVSIDEHRPKFQEHGLSESREELDVREVGSTSRLEPLTAAHRAHSTSCLELADHRPQPKNRALLPSYRPAPDYETAIQQKYQQQRAEAQLRYQNHHAHSQLLNTNAQPLVYGSHPDIHRIHYPDVTRHTVSVNQGVAATDDYAYGLKFVGNYPMAVNPNVQTDHALHYVNVYKPPPPYPSNGLASNSTPDLAVASQALNYHRGYINSHVSGSSPDLVSTRTALNRQYLGYVNPAGHNVVNYGRPNILPATHGTYNNLTSVLEPNPHIIIDPHHISDNIQKVYDERGNIMYSMPMRRISYQRHLVLPQQIKHNEAQEPIYENVPLPWQNEHGKLTMRERAQSLTTTDEIARLNERNGSHPTINKHGNVIPNINVTNYVTRIDNDSHYVNAQIIKGVRESSVPRESIPETDSMQNVSHELERVSLKDDKDYDETPYQSLSTHKLSNNNTISKSVDNVTSISVPDMRTGDTSADSALSSSIVNSTYSTSIELEGSKTNITKEKKRRRWGMFMGRGNKTVEVKSATLGRDRAKAGQPANKHRWSTGLPKFQPLPPSITKETLCQLLERKMSDEQLAFAFEQIPKGREGDAEYRTALLPQYAALNGFSVDNIPYEDNRVRLQPTPSNPHGYINASHVTMTVGSSQRFYVTVQASAAEHAAPVWECVWQVGARVLALVGADPPRYLPADGRPADYGQFQVSCGRWSRAAWGGSVRVRVRRATRTRTVWHVHYSAWPPHAHAPADLGGFLDFLSEVNGLGEAEAAAGGALAAAPLALCGARAGPALAAHLLLHVLDTNQVRPPRARAPAAARARHQPGTTPPGPRTCCCTCSTPTRYDPPGPAHLLLHVLDTNQVRPPRARAPAAARARHQPGTTPPGPRTCCCTCSTPTRN; this comes from the exons ATGCCTTTCAAGCTGAAGTTGAAGAAGACGCGGCAGTACAATGTTGCATCGAAGAGCCTTTTCGTTATAAGCGTCGAACTGTTGGACGGTGGAGTCGCAGACTGCACGTTGTCTGTCGACAGCACGGGGCAGGAGTGTCTCGACAACGTGTGTCAACGGCAGGCTATAAACCAGCCAGATTTTTTCGGTCTCCGATATATAAACCGAAGTCAACAACCGCGATGGGTGCAGTTGGATCGACCGTTGAAGCTCCAATTGGACAAGTTCGCTTCGTCCCATCAGCTGTACCTGCGTGTTATGTATTATGTGATATCTGGCACGAGTCTGATCACGGATGAAGTTACACGTTACCACTACTTTCTTCAGTTAAAAAATGACTTAGTGGAGGGTCGTATTATTTGTGACTGTCAACAAGCGGTGGTGCTCGCGTCATACAGCCGACAAGCTGAATATGGTAATCACGATAGGGAACGTCACACTGTAGAGTACTTAAAAAATCTGTTGACATTTCCAAAACAAATGCTGGATGGAGGTCAAATAATTGATGGTAGTACATTGGCGGAAACGGGGAGGCTGGAGTGGCTTACTGCTGCTGTGATTCAACATCACATGTCTTTACACAACATGTCACAG GCTCAAGCCGAAGAAGGTTTCATCACGACATGCCAGCAGTTACGTGGCTATGGGCAGGAGATGTTCATGGCGCGAGATAAACGAGACCAAAGCGAAGTTACTATTGCTATCTCGCTCACCGGTATCAGAGTTCTTACTGATACAAGTGACACACCTCACTTTTACAG GTGGATGGACATCACAAATGTGATCAATCACAAGCGCACCTTCAGCATCGAATGTCAGAAGCAAGGAGAATCTGTGACCTTCACGTTACCAAGTCCTGAAGATGGGAAGTATGTGTGGCGGATGTGTGTTCATCAGCACACTTTCTATATGAAGCATCAGGAAGCTCTCAGTGTTTCAATCGATGAACATCGACCTAAGTTCCAA GAGCACGGTCTATCAGAAAGTCGCGAAGAGCTGGACGTTCGGGAGGTAGGCAGCACGTCTCGATTGGAACCTTTGACAGCAGCTCACCGGGCACACTCGACGTCCTGCCTGGAGCTTGCTGATCACCGTCCTCAACCAAAAAACAG aGCACTTCTTCCATCTTATCGCCCAGCACCCGATTATGAAACTGCAATCCAACAAAAATATCAACAACAAAGAGCAGAAGCGCAGCTTAGATATCAGAATCATCACGCACATTCCCAACTCCTTAACACAAACGCCCAGCCCTTGGTGTATGGCTCTCACCCTGATATCCACAGGATTCATTACCCCGATGTCACCAGGCACACGGTTTCCGTCAACCAAGGGGTTGCAGCCACAGATGACTACGCATATGGCCTTAAGTTTGTTGGTAACTACCCCATGGCTGTCAACCCCAACGTACAAACTGACCATGCACTGCactatgtaaatgtatataaaccgCCACCGCCATACCCATCCAACGGTCTTGCGTCTAATTCGACTCCAGATTTAGCCGTAGCCAGTCAAGCCCTGAATTATCACAGAGGCTACATCAACTCCCATGTCTCCGGATCTAGTCCTGATCTAGTTTCAACGCGAACAGCTTTAAATAGACAATACCTAGGCTACGTCAATCCCGCCGGCCACAACGTAGTAAACTACGGCCGCCCAAATATCCTCCCGGCTACTCACGGTACCTACAACAATCTCACATCCGTCCTGGAgcccaaccctcatatcattaTCGATCCTCATCACATATCTGACAACATACAAAAAGTCTACGACGAGAGAGGAAATATAATGTACTCGATGCCGATGAGACGAATATCCTACCAGAGACACCTGGTGCTGCCtcaacaaataaaacacaacgAGGCTCAGGAGCCGATATACGAAAACGTGCCATTACCCTGGCAGAACGAACACGGGAAGTTAACGATGAGAGAGCGCGCTCAGAGTCTGACGACCACCGACGAGATAGCTCGACTCAACGAGCGGAACGGCAGCCATCCCACCATAAACAAACACGGAAACGTCATACCGAACATCAATGTGACGAACTATGTAACTCGAATAGATAACGACAGTCACTATGTCAATGCGCAGATCATCAAAGGCGTCAGAGAATCGAGCGTGCCCAGGGAGTCGATACCTGAGACGGATTCGATGCAGAACGTTTCCCACGAGTTGGAGAGGGTGTCGCTAAAAGACGACAAGGATTACGACGAAACGCCCTACCAGAGCCTGTCGACGCACAAGCTGTCCAACAACAACACCATAAGCAAGTCCGTGGACAACGTGACGTCGATAAGTGTGCCCGACATGCGGACGGGCGACACGTCGGCCGACAGTGCTCTATCGAGTTCCATCGTGAACTCGACCTACAGCACTAGCATCGAGCTGGAGGGCAGCAAGACGAACATCACCAAGGAGAAGAAGAGGAGGCGGTGGGGCATGTTCATGGGGAGGGGGAATAAAACGGTAGAAGTGAAGAGTGCGACGCTCGGGAGGGACCGCGCGAAGGCGGGCCAGCCGGCCAACAAACACAGGTGGTCCACCGGCCTCCCCAAGTTCCAGCCATTACCTCCGAGTATTACCAAAGAAACTCtg TGCCAACTATTGGAACGCAAAATGTCGGACGAGCAGCTCGCATTCGCCTTCGAGCAAATACCCAAGGGTCGCGAGGGAGACGCGGAGTACCGCACCGCCCTGTTGCCGCAGTACGCCGCTCTCAACGGGTTCAGCGTCGACAACATCCCCTACGAGGACAACAGGGTGCGGCTCCAACCAACGCCCAGCAACCCGCACGGGTACATCAACGCGTCCCACGTCACC ATGACGGTGGGCAGCTCGCAGCGGTTCTACGTGACGGTGCAGGCGAGCGCGGCGGAGCACGCGGCGCCGGTGTGGGAGTGCGTGTGGCAGGTGGGCGCGCGCGTGCTGGCGCTGGTGGGCGCCGACCCGCCGCGCTACCTGCCCGCCGACGGCCGGCCCGCAGACTACGGCCAGTTCCAGGTGTCGTGCGGGCGCTGGTCGCGCGCGGCGTGGGGCGGCTccgtgcgcgtgcgcgtgcggCGCGCCACGCGCACGCGCACGGTGTGGCACGTGCACTACAGCGCCTGGCCGCCGCACGCGCACGCACCTGCGGATCTAGGGGGATTCCTAG ACTTCCTGTCGGAGGTGAACGGGCTGGGCGAGGCGGaggcggcggcgggcggcgcgctggCCGCCGCGCCGCTGGCGCTGTGCGGGGCGCGCGCCGGGCCCGCGCTCGCCGCGCACCTGCTGCTGCACGTGCTCGACACCAACCAGGTACGACCCCCCCGGGCCCGCGCACCTGCTGCTGCACGTGCTCGACACCAACCAGGTACGACCCCCCCGGGCCCGCGCACCTGCTGCTGCACGTGCTCGACACCAACCAGGTACGACCCCCCCGGGCCCGCGCACCTGCTGCTGCACGTGCTCGACACCAACCAGGTACGACCCCCCCGGGCCCGCGCACCTGCTGCTGCACGTGCTCGACACCAACCAGGTACGACCCCCCCGGGCCCGCGCACCTGCTGCTGCACGTGCTCGACACCAACCAG GAACTAG